The Streptococcus mitis genome has a segment encoding these proteins:
- a CDS encoding HAMP domain-containing sensor histidine kinase: MKLKSYILVGYIISTLLTIIVVFWAVQKMLIEKSEIYFLLGMTIVASLVGAGISLFLLSPVFTSLGKLKEHAKRVADKDFPSNLEVQGPVEFQQLGQAFNEMSHDLQATFDSLEESEREKGLMIAQLSHDIKTPITSIQATVEGILDGVIKEGEQDHYLATIGRQTERLNKLVEELNFLTLNTARNQVETTSKDSIFLDQLLIECMSEFQFLIEQEERDVHLQVIPESARIEGDYAKLSRILVNLVNNAFKYSAPGTKLEVVAKLENNQLSISVTDEGQGIAPEDLENIFKRLYRVETSRNMKTGGHGLGLAIARELAHQLGGEIIVSSQYGLGSTFTLLLNLSGSENKA; this comes from the coding sequence ATGAAATTAAAAAGTTATATTTTAGTAGGGTATATCATTTCAACACTCCTAACGATTATCGTGGTTTTTTGGGCTGTTCAAAAAATGCTGATTGAGAAAAGCGAGATTTACTTTCTGCTTGGAATGACCATCGTTGCCAGCCTTGTCGGTGCTGGGATTAGTCTCTTTCTCCTATCGCCGGTCTTTACTTCATTGGGCAAACTCAAGGAACATGCCAAGCGGGTAGCGGACAAGGATTTTCCTTCAAATCTGGAGGTTCAAGGTCCTGTAGAATTTCAACAATTAGGCCAAGCTTTCAATGAAATGTCCCATGATTTGCAGGCCACCTTTGATTCCTTGGAAGAAAGCGAACGAGAAAAGGGCTTGATGATTGCTCAACTTTCGCATGATATCAAGACTCCCATCACTTCGATCCAAGCGACGGTAGAAGGGATTTTGGATGGGGTTATCAAGGAAGGAGAACAGGACCATTATCTAGCAACCATTGGGCGTCAGACGGAAAGACTCAATAAACTGGTTGAGGAGTTGAATTTTTTGACTCTAAACACAGCTAGAAATCAGGTGGAAACGACCAGCAAAGACAGTATTTTTCTGGACCAGCTCTTGATTGAGTGCATGAGTGAATTTCAGTTCTTGATTGAGCAGGAGGAGCGAGATGTCCATTTGCAGGTAATTCCAGAGTCTGCCCGGATTGAGGGAGATTATGCCAAACTTTCTCGTATCTTGGTGAATCTGGTCAATAATGCTTTTAAATACTCAGCTCCAGGAACCAAGCTGGAAGTGGTAGCTAAGCTGGAAAATAACCAGCTTTCAATCAGTGTGACTGATGAGGGACAGGGGATTGCCCCAGAGGATTTGGAGAATATTTTCAAACGCCTTTATCGTGTAGAAACTTCGCGTAACATGAAAACAGGTGGTCATGGTCTTGGTCTTGCGATTGCGCGTGAATTGGCCCATCAATTGGGTGGGGAAATCATAGTCAGCAGCCAGTACGGCCTAGGAAGCACCTTTACCCTCCTTCTCAATCTCTCTGGCAGTGAAAATAAAGCTTAA
- a CDS encoding response regulator transcription factor, with amino-acid sequence MGKTILLVDDEVEITDIHQRYLVQAGYQVLVAHDGVEALEIFKRKPIDLIITDIMMPRMDGYDLISEVQYQSPDQPFLFITAKTSEQDKIYGLSLGADDFIAKPFSPRELVLRVHNILRRLHRGGETEVVSLGDLRMNHGSHEVQVGDVALDLTVKSFELLWLLASNPERVFSKTDLYEKVWQEDYVDDTNTLNVHIHALRQELAKYASAETPAIKTVWGLGYKIEKARGSQ; translated from the coding sequence ATGGGAAAGACAATTTTACTCGTTGACGACGAGGTAGAAATCACAGATATTCATCAACGTTATCTGGTTCAGGCAGGATATCAGGTTTTGGTGGCCCATGATGGAGTAGAGGCCTTAGAAATCTTCAAGCGAAAACCAATTGATTTGATTATTACAGATATCATGATGCCTCGGATGGATGGTTATGATTTGATTAGTGAGGTTCAGTATCAATCTCCAGATCAGCCTTTTCTCTTTATCACGGCTAAGACCAGTGAGCAGGACAAGATTTACGGCTTAAGCCTGGGGGCAGATGACTTTATCGCCAAGCCCTTTAGCCCTCGTGAGCTGGTTTTGCGTGTCCACAATATCTTGCGTCGCCTTCATCGTGGAGGTGAGACAGAAGTCGTCAGTCTCGGGGATTTACGGATGAATCACGGTAGCCATGAGGTCCAAGTCGGAGATGTGGCGCTTGATTTGACCGTCAAATCCTTCGAACTTCTATGGCTTTTAGCGAGCAATCCAGAGCGGGTTTTTTCTAAGACAGACCTCTATGAAAAAGTCTGGCAAGAAGACTATGTGGATGACACCAATACCTTGAATGTTCATATTCATGCTCTTCGACAGGAGTTGGCTAAATATGCCAGCGCAGAAACGCCTGCTATAAAAACTGTCTGGGGTTTGGGCTACAAAATTGAGAAAGCACGAGGTAGTCAATGA
- a CDS encoding 16S rRNA processing protein RimM, whose product MAIFDDLRVLYDNVWDASFDYKGQVCGIFPNSVYDIVVVLGDNEYKVVSFDELISLQINGKTLLEIMSEVEVQYG is encoded by the coding sequence ATGGCGATATTTGATGATTTACGAGTATTGTATGACAATGTTTGGGACGCTTCTTTTGATTATAAGGGTCAAGTATGTGGTATTTTTCCTAATTCTGTTTATGACATTGTAGTCGTACTTGGAGATAATGAATATAAAGTGGTATCTTTTGATGAGTTAATTTCTTTACAGATAAACGGGAAAACTTTGCTGGAAATCATGAGTGAGGTTGAAGTGCAATATGGTTGA
- a CDS encoding CPCC family cysteine-rich protein, which yields MNKTGKKNLIIINGSEYVHCPVCGTVTAVYDICDVCQWQNTGETNIDGGPNEMTLAEAKEAYVKGIPII from the coding sequence ATGAATAAGACTGGAAAAAAGAATTTAATCATCATTAACGGCAGCGAATATGTCCATTGTCCAGTATGTGGTACTGTTACAGCAGTGTATGATATCTGTGACGTTTGTCAGTGGCAAAATACAGGAGAAACTAATATAGATGGTGGTCCTAATGAAATGACACTTGCAGAAGCCAAAGAAGCTTATGTTAAAGGAATTCCAATAATATAA
- the rpsD gene encoding 30S ribosomal protein S4, translating into MSRYTGPSWKQARRLGLSLTGTGKELARRNYVPGQHGPNNRSKLSEYGLQLAEKQKLRFTYGVGEKQFRNLFVQATKIKGGILGFNFMLLLERRLDNVVYRLGLATTRRQARQFVNHGHILVDGKRVDIPSYRVTPGQVISVREKSLKVPAILEAVEATLGRPAFVSFDAEKLEGSLTRLPERDEINPEINEALVVEFYNKML; encoded by the coding sequence ATGTCACGTTATACAGGACCATCTTGGAAACAAGCTCGTCGCCTTGGCCTTTCACTTACAGGTACAGGTAAAGAATTGGCACGTCGTAACTACGTACCAGGACAACACGGACCAAACAACCGTTCTAAATTGTCAGAATACGGTTTGCAATTGGCTGAAAAACAAAAACTTCGTTTCACTTACGGTGTAGGTGAAAAACAATTCCGTAACTTGTTCGTACAAGCTACAAAAATCAAAGGCGGAATCCTAGGTTTCAACTTCATGCTTCTTTTGGAACGTCGTTTGGATAACGTTGTTTACCGTCTTGGTCTTGCGACTACTCGTCGTCAAGCTCGTCAATTCGTAAACCACGGTCACATCCTTGTTGACGGAAAACGCGTTGATATCCCATCATACCGCGTAACTCCAGGTCAAGTGATCTCAGTTCGTGAAAAATCATTGAAAGTTCCAGCTATCCTTGAAGCAGTAGAAGCTACTCTTGGACGTCCAGCATTCGTATCATTCGACGCTGAAAAATTGGAAGGTTCATTGACTCGCTTGCCAGAACGCGACGAAATCAACCCAGAAATCAATGAAGCACTTGTCGTTGAATTCTACAACAAAATGCTTTAA